In bacterium, the following are encoded in one genomic region:
- a CDS encoding purine-nucleoside phosphorylase, translating to MHELKKMMEESIAMIRSKTTMQPTIGIILGSGLGDLADRFENKTVISTADIPHYAKSTVEGHDGKLVFGTLNGKHVLAVKGRVHYYEGYTMAQVTYVVRLMGMLGIRSLIVTNAAGGVNPLFQPGDLMFITSHINFFFANPLQGPNDETIGPRFPDMESEYDREYISIAEKTALKLGVRTQRGVYCAGSGPTYETRAEVKMFQKIGADAVGMSTVPEVIVAKHQNMRVLGISCITNLGTGISQTKLSHEEVTETANRVKTQFQQLITDVVGQIG from the coding sequence ATGCATGAATTAAAAAAAATGATGGAAGAGTCCATCGCCATGATTCGTTCAAAAACGACGATGCAACCGACGATCGGCATTATTCTCGGCTCCGGTCTCGGTGATCTGGCGGATCGTTTTGAAAATAAAACGGTGATTTCAACGGCCGACATACCGCACTATGCCAAATCCACAGTCGAGGGGCACGACGGGAAATTGGTTTTCGGCACATTAAACGGTAAACACGTATTAGCCGTAAAGGGACGCGTGCATTATTACGAAGGTTACACGATGGCGCAAGTAACGTATGTCGTGCGTTTGATGGGAATGCTGGGAATTCGTTCGCTGATCGTTACCAATGCGGCCGGCGGAGTCAATCCGCTTTTTCAGCCGGGTGATCTGATGTTCATTACAAGTCATATCAATTTTTTCTTTGCCAATCCGCTTCAAGGCCCCAACGATGAAACGATAGGGCCGCGATTTCCGGATATGGAGAGCGAATACGATCGTGAATATATATCTATAGCCGAAAAAACAGCGTTGAAGTTGGGTGTTCGTACCCAACGCGGTGTCTATTGTGCGGGGTCCGGGCCGACATACGAAACACGAGCGGAAGTGAAAATGTTCCAAAAAATCGGAGCCGATGCTGTCGGTATGTCCACGGTGCCGGAAGTGATCGTCGCAAAACATCAGAATATGCGCGTGCTGGGTATCAGTTGTATTACCAATCTGGGTACGGGTATCAGTCAGACCAAACTGAGTCATGAAGAAGTGACGGAAACGGCCAACCGTGTCAAAACACAGTTTCAGCAATTGATAACGGATGTAGTCGGCCAGATCGGTTAA
- the recR gene encoding recombination protein RecR, translating into MQYTSETIERLIKEFSKLPGIGRKTAQRLVFHLLKQPKDEVVMLSQALLDMKEKIGRCTTCFNVTEHNPCPICANPRRDHGVICVVEEANDVLAIERTDMFRGVYHVLGGLLNPLEGVGPDDLRIRELIQRSENEVREMILAINPTVPGDATVMFVAEKMQGKSVRLTRIARGIPIGSDLEFADMTTLTRALEGRVSV; encoded by the coding sequence ATGCAATACACGTCAGAAACCATCGAACGTTTGATCAAAGAATTTTCCAAGTTGCCCGGTATCGGTCGTAAAACCGCGCAACGCCTGGTTTTTCATCTGCTCAAACAACCTAAAGACGAAGTGGTTATGCTCTCGCAGGCCTTGCTGGACATGAAAGAAAAGATCGGCCGCTGCACGACATGCTTCAATGTAACGGAACACAACCCTTGCCCGATTTGTGCCAATCCGCGCCGTGATCACGGTGTGATCTGTGTCGTCGAAGAAGCCAATGATGTATTGGCTATCGAACGAACGGATATGTTTCGTGGTGTGTATCATGTATTGGGCGGCTTGCTCAATCCCTTAGAAGGTGTCGGCCCTGATGATTTACGCATTCGCGAACTGATACAGCGCTCCGAAAACGAAGTGCGTGAAATGATATTAGCGATCAATCCGACCGTACCCGGCGATGCGACGGTGATGTTTGTGGCCGAAAAGATGCAGGGTAAATCTGTGCGGTTGACGCGGATTGCCCGAGGAATACCGATCGGTAGCGATTTGGAATTTGCCGATATGACGACATTGACGCGTGCGCTCGAGGGACGGGTATCGGTATAA
- a CDS encoding YbaB/EbfC family nucleoid-associated protein, translating to MRGFDMQSLMKEAQKMQKQLESRQSELEQVNVEGTSGGGMVTVTVNGNGKVLSVKIQKEAVNPDDVGLLEDMILSAIHNAVQKADEMSNAEISKITGGMMPGMKMPKK from the coding sequence ATGCGTGGATTTGATATGCAGAGTCTGATGAAAGAAGCGCAGAAAATGCAAAAACAATTGGAAAGCCGCCAATCGGAACTCGAACAGGTTAATGTCGAGGGTACTTCCGGCGGCGGTATGGTTACGGTGACCGTCAACGGAAACGGCAAAGTATTGTCCGTAAAAATACAAAAAGAGGCCGTCAATCCCGATGATGTAGGGCTCCTCGAAGATATGATTTTATCGGCGATTCATAATGCGGTACAAAAAGCCGACGAGATGTCCAATGCGGAAATCAGCAAAATCACCGGTGGCATGATGCCGGGCATGAAAATGCCAAAAAAATAA